A window of Cohnella herbarum contains these coding sequences:
- a CDS encoding nucleoside hydrolase: MIYDKYSYTVPNPKMIRMIMDTDAKNEADDQYAIVHALLSPKFDNRGIIAAHFGEWRSSTSMEDSYEEIIKLFGLMKIDSNNLVFKGAPRALPDESTPVPSAGAEFIIREAMAEDPRPLFVTILGPLTDMASALLIEPRIADRLTVIWIGGGAYPQGDPEYNAWNDIHAANVVFKSKIPVWQVPKNVYQRVMVSH, encoded by the coding sequence GTGATCTACGATAAGTACAGCTACACGGTTCCGAACCCTAAAATGATTCGGATGATTATGGACACGGATGCCAAAAACGAAGCGGACGATCAGTATGCGATCGTTCATGCTCTTCTTAGTCCGAAATTCGATAATAGAGGGATTATTGCGGCCCATTTCGGCGAGTGGAGATCGAGCACGAGCATGGAAGACAGCTACGAAGAGATCATTAAGCTATTCGGTCTCATGAAGATCGACAGTAACAATCTCGTATTTAAAGGAGCCCCGCGGGCACTTCCGGATGAATCGACGCCTGTTCCCTCCGCCGGAGCGGAGTTCATCATTAGAGAAGCGATGGCCGAAGATCCGCGACCCTTATTCGTTACGATCTTAGGTCCACTTACGGATATGGCTTCCGCTTTGTTGATAGAACCTCGAATCGCTGATCGATTGACCGTGATCTGGATTGGCGGAGGCGCGTATCCGCAGGGAGATCCGGAATATAACGCGTGGAACGATATCCATGCGGCTAATGTCGTATTCAAGTCTAAAATCCCCGTGTGGCAGGTGCCCAAAAATGTCTATCAGCGCGTCATGGTCTCCCATTAA
- a CDS encoding nucleoside hydrolase, translating to MALSFQVPERKRVRLLINSDVKNEADDQYAIVHALLTPMFINKGIIAAHFGTWRTTESMEESYAEAKYVLSLIGDVGNVPVYKGAPRALPDEKTPVVSEGAEAIIREALSDDPQRLFIVFLGPLTDLASAYLMEPRIEEKLTVIWIGGGPYPNGNWEFNLNNDIHAANVVFKSRIPLWQVPQNVYASVRVSLAELERRVKPHGEIGKYLFEQLVRFNDENADGWPRGESWSLGDSPIVSLILDDQAFDYDMRPAPRITDDMRYIHYQDERKIRVYRQVDTRFLLEDMYAKLELFAISQETR from the coding sequence GTGGCATTATCTTTTCAGGTACCAGAACGTAAACGGGTGCGGCTTCTTATAAACTCCGACGTCAAGAACGAGGCGGATGACCAATATGCGATTGTTCATGCACTGCTCACCCCAATGTTCATTAACAAAGGGATCATTGCCGCGCATTTCGGAACTTGGCGGACAACGGAGTCAATGGAAGAGAGCTATGCCGAAGCAAAATATGTATTGAGTCTAATAGGGGATGTAGGCAACGTACCAGTCTATAAAGGAGCTCCAAGGGCATTGCCGGACGAAAAAACGCCTGTTGTCTCAGAAGGTGCAGAGGCTATTATTCGAGAAGCGCTGTCCGATGATCCGCAACGTCTATTTATCGTTTTCCTAGGACCTTTAACTGATCTGGCATCCGCCTATCTGATGGAACCGCGGATCGAGGAGAAGCTGACTGTCATTTGGATTGGAGGTGGTCCGTATCCGAATGGGAATTGGGAGTTCAATTTGAATAACGACATCCACGCAGCTAATGTGGTGTTTAAATCACGGATTCCTTTATGGCAAGTTCCTCAAAATGTTTACGCAAGCGTTCGAGTAAGCCTGGCAGAACTAGAGAGAAGAGTTAAGCCGCACGGCGAGATTGGAAAGTATTTGTTCGAGCAATTGGTTCGCTTTAATGACGAGAACGCGGACGGTTGGCCGCGGGGAGAGTCATGGAGTCTAGGTGACTCCCCGATAGTCAGTCTGATTCTGGATGATCAGGCATTCGATTACGATATGAGACCGGCTCCGCGAATCACGGACGACATGCGCTATATTCATTACCAGGACGAGCGGAAGATTCGAGTATACCGCCAGGTCGACACAAGATTTCTTCTGGAAGATATGTACGCCAAACTTGAACTGTTCGCAATTAGCCAGGAGACTCGGTGA
- a CDS encoding glycoside hydrolase family 3 N-terminal domain-containing protein, whose translation MIDAKYLNPSLPAIDRAEDLLSRMSLEEKMSQIVGFLPGKDPIEQLEKDYPHGAGEVSMLFVGQLRDREEVANQVTQVQQKIMDLSGHRIPAIFHIETLTGGLMPDATVFPSGIGQASTWNPSLQHKLASVIRSQVRAVGATHAFAPVLDISRDSRFGRQGETYGEDPTLAAAMGAAYVLGLQNSGNLKEGALACAKHFLGYHATQGGIHAASTPIPPRALREVYAKPFQAAITKAGLKSVMNTYSSIDGEAVAGSRAIMTDFLRKELGFDGVTVSDYTSILELHTRLKLCESETDAGEQALLAGMDIELPAKACYNDELMKRIRDGKIDMDALDNAVRRVLIAKFKLGLFEQPFPMGKYEREMIFVDPLNKRVGGEVARQSLVLLKNNGVLPLKHTRQKIAVIGHHASSVRSLFGGYTFATLAENMLGMGNTMAGVDFEKISNLSVEEFGTLRDSYAYPGSLVQIEPAKVEEIVRSYYPGTRSLFEQLSLACPEAEFAHAYGYAYAGNDTSKHEEALVAAAEADLVILTLGGKHGWGMTCTTGEGIDATDIGLPECQESFIRKLAVLGKPTVAIHFDGRPISSDAADLHADAILEAWNPGQYGAEAIAGVLFGDTNPAGRLPVSVAYNAGQIPIYYNHDNGSSYHVGTANEFTSYVDCPREPRYYFGHGLSYTTFAYSNLQIEQKSYAPHEPLRVSVDVENTGDLYGEEVVQLYVRDPYASMVRPVLELAGFARIPLAPKEKKTAKFKMEMSQFAFLDANMRWKIESGNMDVWVGSSSRDIRVTGSFHISEDLFIDGKTRGFFADVTISK comes from the coding sequence ATGATAGACGCCAAATACCTGAATCCCTCGCTACCAGCTATTGATCGTGCGGAAGATTTGCTTAGTCGAATGAGCCTGGAAGAGAAAATGAGCCAAATCGTCGGTTTTTTGCCGGGGAAAGACCCAATCGAGCAGCTTGAGAAGGATTATCCGCATGGAGCCGGTGAAGTGTCCATGCTGTTTGTCGGTCAGCTTCGCGATCGTGAAGAGGTTGCCAATCAAGTGACCCAAGTTCAACAGAAGATCATGGATCTTAGCGGTCATCGCATCCCGGCGATCTTTCACATTGAGACGTTGACAGGTGGTCTTATGCCGGATGCGACTGTATTCCCTTCCGGTATCGGTCAAGCGTCGACGTGGAATCCGAGCTTGCAGCATAAGTTGGCGAGTGTAATCCGTAGTCAGGTACGTGCCGTCGGTGCTACCCATGCTTTCGCTCCGGTTCTAGACATTTCACGAGATTCTCGCTTTGGTCGCCAGGGGGAAACATATGGGGAGGACCCTACCCTGGCAGCCGCGATGGGGGCGGCATATGTATTAGGGCTTCAGAACAGCGGGAATCTCAAAGAAGGGGCATTGGCTTGTGCCAAACATTTTCTAGGCTATCATGCGACACAAGGCGGTATCCATGCGGCTTCGACACCGATTCCGCCGAGAGCACTTCGTGAGGTATACGCCAAACCATTTCAGGCAGCGATCACAAAAGCGGGCTTGAAGTCCGTCATGAATACCTACAGTTCGATCGATGGGGAAGCGGTTGCGGGTTCCAGAGCAATTATGACCGATTTCCTTCGCAAAGAGTTGGGATTCGACGGCGTGACCGTGTCGGATTACACGTCGATTTTGGAGTTGCATACAAGATTAAAGCTTTGCGAGAGCGAGACGGATGCCGGTGAGCAAGCGTTACTGGCCGGAATGGACATAGAACTGCCAGCCAAAGCATGCTATAACGATGAGCTTATGAAGCGGATCCGGGACGGCAAAATTGATATGGATGCACTGGATAACGCCGTTCGCCGAGTGCTCATTGCCAAATTCAAATTAGGCCTGTTCGAACAGCCATTTCCGATGGGCAAATACGAAAGGGAAATGATCTTCGTCGATCCCCTCAACAAGCGGGTTGGGGGGGAAGTGGCAAGGCAGTCTCTCGTATTGCTGAAGAATAACGGAGTGCTCCCCTTAAAGCACACTAGGCAGAAAATTGCAGTAATCGGGCATCATGCATCCTCCGTACGATCGTTATTCGGTGGTTACACCTTCGCTACGTTGGCAGAAAACATGTTGGGCATGGGAAATACGATGGCTGGCGTCGATTTCGAGAAAATTTCTAATCTAAGCGTAGAGGAATTTGGTACTCTGCGGGACAGTTATGCTTACCCGGGGAGTCTCGTTCAGATTGAGCCTGCCAAAGTCGAAGAGATCGTCCGGAGTTACTATCCGGGTACTCGTAGTTTATTCGAACAGTTGTCTCTTGCATGTCCGGAGGCCGAGTTCGCGCACGCCTACGGGTATGCCTATGCAGGTAACGATACGTCCAAACATGAAGAAGCTCTTGTGGCGGCTGCGGAAGCCGACTTGGTGATTCTTACGCTAGGGGGCAAGCATGGATGGGGCATGACATGTACGACAGGGGAAGGTATCGACGCAACAGACATTGGGCTGCCCGAGTGTCAGGAGAGCTTCATTCGGAAGTTGGCTGTACTCGGCAAACCGACGGTCGCAATTCATTTCGACGGAAGGCCGATTTCAAGCGATGCGGCTGACCTCCATGCTGACGCGATCCTGGAGGCCTGGAATCCGGGGCAATATGGTGCAGAAGCAATTGCTGGCGTGCTGTTCGGGGATACAAATCCAGCCGGACGATTACCGGTATCGGTTGCCTACAATGCAGGACAGATTCCGATTTATTATAACCATGACAACGGTTCGAGCTATCACGTCGGTACAGCTAACGAGTTTACAAGCTACGTGGATTGTCCCCGCGAGCCGAGATATTATTTCGGGCATGGGCTGTCTTACACCACGTTCGCTTATTCGAACCTGCAGATCGAACAGAAATCTTATGCCCCGCATGAGCCACTTCGCGTATCGGTTGACGTGGAGAATACCGGAGACTTATATGGGGAGGAAGTCGTGCAGCTTTACGTCCGAGATCCATATGCGAGCATGGTCCGCCCAGTGCTGGAGCTGGCCGGCTTTGCCCGGATTCCCTTAGCGCCTAAAGAGAAGAAGACGGCCAAATTCAAGATGGAAATGAGCCAGTTCGCCTTTCTGGATGCGAATATGCGGTGGAAAATCGAGTCCGGAAATATGGATGTATGGGTTGGTTCATCTTCGCGAGATATTCGAGTCACAGGATCTTTCCATATCTCCGAAGACTTGTTTATCGATGGCAAAACGAGGGGATTCTTTGCGGATGTGACGATAAGCAAATAA
- a CDS encoding glycoside hydrolase family 43 protein encodes MSSIVGQYVNPVIPGFYPDPSICRVGTDYYLVTSSFQYFPGVPIFHSRDLVHWEQIGHCLNRESQLDLERCRSSMGIYAPTLRFHQGRFFMVTTNMNSRRNFYVWSETPDGPWSDPIWLDWSGIDPSLFFDDDGRVYLSGTNELGTNEPHGIYQAEINIETGQLLTERRLIWNGTGGQAPEGPHMYRVHGKYYLMIAEGGTEYGHMVTIARADSPYGPFESNPGNPILSHRSTNHPIQATGHADLVQLEDGSWWAVFLGIRPVSVPFVGRHHHLGRETFLAPVTWSAEGWPVIGDGGKVTEKLPVGAEASLIDKNEFEGNQLQLCWNFLRNPQAGEWSLEERPGWLTLHGSATTLNDIGSPAFVGRRQQHFNCSVSTLLSFNPVREGEEAGLTVYMNERFHYEIALTYNSDTGRKVILRRRIGSLWKVEFEAAVEDSDVILGLEADPSTYSFFYAEPNGERMPFGTAECSLLSTEVAGGFTGVYIGLYATGNGRHCTVPAYFDWFDYKSH; translated from the coding sequence ATGTCATCTATAGTTGGGCAATACGTCAACCCGGTGATACCGGGTTTTTATCCAGATCCGAGCATATGCAGAGTAGGCACCGACTATTATTTGGTCACCAGTTCCTTTCAATACTTTCCTGGGGTACCGATCTTCCATAGTCGGGATCTTGTTCATTGGGAACAGATTGGTCATTGTCTGAATCGAGAGAGTCAATTGGATCTGGAGAGATGTAGAAGCTCGATGGGAATTTACGCGCCAACTCTTCGATTCCATCAGGGCCGGTTCTTTATGGTCACGACAAACATGAACAGCCGACGCAATTTTTACGTATGGTCGGAAACGCCGGACGGGCCTTGGTCCGACCCGATTTGGTTGGATTGGTCGGGTATAGATCCTTCATTATTCTTCGATGATGATGGGCGAGTGTATCTATCAGGTACGAATGAACTTGGAACGAACGAACCGCATGGTATTTACCAAGCGGAGATTAATATCGAAACGGGACAACTTCTGACCGAACGTCGCTTGATCTGGAATGGAACAGGCGGCCAAGCGCCGGAGGGGCCGCATATGTACCGAGTTCATGGGAAGTATTACCTCATGATTGCGGAAGGTGGAACCGAATACGGGCATATGGTCACCATTGCACGTGCAGACTCGCCTTACGGACCATTCGAAAGCAACCCCGGTAATCCGATACTTAGCCACCGGAGCACGAACCATCCGATTCAAGCTACTGGACACGCAGATCTCGTACAACTAGAAGACGGTAGCTGGTGGGCAGTATTCTTAGGCATTCGCCCGGTGTCGGTTCCCTTTGTCGGGCGACATCATCACCTGGGCAGGGAAACTTTTCTTGCTCCGGTTACTTGGTCCGCAGAAGGATGGCCCGTTATTGGAGATGGGGGTAAGGTAACGGAAAAGTTGCCTGTCGGGGCTGAAGCATCTCTGATCGATAAAAATGAGTTCGAAGGCAATCAGCTTCAGCTTTGTTGGAACTTCTTGAGGAATCCGCAGGCAGGAGAATGGTCCCTTGAAGAACGACCGGGCTGGCTCACCCTTCACGGTTCAGCGACTACCTTAAATGATATTGGCTCTCCTGCTTTCGTCGGGAGGCGGCAGCAGCATTTCAATTGTTCCGTTTCAACGTTGCTCAGCTTCAATCCGGTTCGGGAAGGTGAAGAAGCCGGACTGACCGTGTACATGAATGAACGATTCCATTATGAGATCGCGCTAACCTACAATTCAGATACAGGCCGCAAAGTAATTTTACGGCGTCGGATCGGTTCCTTATGGAAAGTCGAGTTCGAAGCAGCGGTGGAAGACTCGGATGTTATTCTCGGATTGGAAGCCGATCCGTCAACGTATTCCTTTTTCTATGCCGAACCAAACGGGGAGCGTATGCCCTTTGGCACTGCTGAATGTTCATTGCTATCCACCGAAGTAGCCGGCGGCTTCACGGGCGTGTATATCGGCCTCTATGCAACGGGAAATGGTCGTCACTGCACAGTTCCAGCATACTTTGACTGGTTCGATTATAAGTCGCATTGA
- a CDS encoding DUF5060 domain-containing protein yields the protein MKYSKQVEQWDIFEIELQFSNLGGNPFRDIWLQATFKIGDEFKRVNGFYDGGTTWRIRFMPETTGNYRFQIHSNVDRFNGLEGHFTSTMPSEGNHGPVQVNGVHFNYADGTPFFVMGTTAYAWTYRPEEVRLRTLESFAKYGFNKIRMLVFPKYYRGLLMDVNVDYDPPVFPFAGKPNEFDFQTLVPEYFRNFEERVMDLMRLGIEADVILFHPYDTWGIDSGMRQADDLFYVNYLISRLAAYRNVWWSLANEYDISSTPEGMFCSRTDRKDWDLIGTTIKSNDPHGHPISVHNLPMRHIYPDRDWLSHVSIQHPDTYTLLSELKHHYKKPIVNDEYQYEGNIKDEWGNSDGATTLFRHWLSAMAGCYASHGEVFKVDGNETDLFWSYGGTLIGDSAPRLKFMKEILESCAYQDMNRDWANTDGHHYFALNRGIDEYLFFCRYDLPGKGFWFGSYDGSRPEYDVIVYDAWNCIEKDRLTVKEIEANHLLPIKAWTVYRLKRKKMQM from the coding sequence ATGAAATATTCAAAACAGGTCGAACAATGGGATATTTTCGAGATCGAGCTGCAGTTCTCTAATTTAGGGGGAAACCCCTTTCGTGATATATGGTTGCAAGCTACCTTCAAAATTGGAGATGAATTTAAGCGCGTAAATGGTTTTTATGACGGTGGAACCACATGGCGAATCCGATTCATGCCGGAAACAACAGGCAACTACCGGTTTCAAATCCATTCCAACGTGGACAGGTTTAATGGACTTGAAGGCCATTTCACTTCCACAATGCCTTCGGAGGGAAATCACGGTCCTGTTCAGGTAAACGGAGTACACTTCAACTATGCGGACGGAACGCCTTTCTTCGTCATGGGAACAACCGCTTACGCATGGACCTACCGTCCGGAAGAAGTTAGACTGCGAACGCTCGAATCGTTTGCCAAGTACGGGTTCAACAAAATTAGGATGCTTGTTTTTCCGAAGTATTATCGCGGGCTGCTCATGGATGTAAATGTAGACTATGATCCTCCGGTTTTCCCCTTTGCCGGCAAACCGAACGAATTCGATTTTCAGACACTCGTACCCGAGTATTTCCGTAACTTTGAGGAGCGGGTTATGGATTTGATGAGACTGGGAATTGAAGCAGATGTCATCTTATTTCACCCGTATGATACTTGGGGGATCGATTCAGGTATGCGGCAAGCTGACGATCTCTTCTATGTCAACTACCTCATTTCCAGGCTCGCGGCTTATCGAAATGTATGGTGGTCGTTAGCCAATGAGTACGATATCTCTAGCACGCCCGAGGGTATGTTTTGCTCGAGGACGGATCGTAAAGATTGGGATCTCATCGGCACGACTATCAAATCCAACGACCCTCACGGACATCCTATCTCCGTCCATAATCTGCCGATGCGACACATCTATCCGGACCGAGACTGGCTGAGCCACGTATCGATTCAACATCCTGATACCTATACGCTCCTCTCGGAGTTAAAGCATCACTATAAGAAACCGATCGTGAACGACGAGTATCAATATGAAGGCAATATCAAGGACGAGTGGGGGAACAGCGACGGAGCAACGACTCTATTTCGCCACTGGCTGTCCGCGATGGCTGGATGCTATGCATCGCATGGCGAAGTGTTCAAGGTTGACGGCAATGAGACCGATCTATTTTGGTCTTATGGAGGAACGTTGATCGGGGATAGTGCTCCAAGACTCAAATTCATGAAAGAGATCCTCGAATCTTGTGCCTATCAAGACATGAATAGAGATTGGGCAAATACGGATGGTCACCATTATTTCGCTTTGAACAGGGGAATAGATGAATACCTGTTCTTTTGCCGATATGACCTGCCAGGCAAAGGGTTCTGGTTCGGTTCTTATGATGGGAGCCGCCCGGAATACGATGTTATCGTTTATGATGCATGGAACTGCATCGAGAAAGATAGGTTGACGGTCAAGGAAATTGAAGCAAATCACCTTTTACCTATTAAAGCCTGGACGGTCTATCGGCTCAAGCGAAAAAAGATGCAAATGTAG
- a CDS encoding family 43 glycosylhydrolase — MKYSSIRPGQMWLDTEGKPIQAHGGSIITVGDTFYWFGENKEKTKPGSGIWHWGVRCYASKDMYNWEDKGLIIPPNLEDESSPLHPTQYMDRPHIIFNQKTRKFVCWLKIMKKAGTQESTVLTADHILGPYTMERRDLRPLNMSAGDFDLIISPDGKAYYYFERVHSELICADLTADYTDVTGYYSTHFPKIQPPYVREAPAYFYRKGLHYLFTSGTTGYHPNPSEVACAKTFHGSWNILGNPHAQDTSCTSYNSQITSVFKHPFKKDLYIALADRWIPNLPELGGEAFGNGDKYRKTAEQFRAIFDPETDYVPTEDHHDDLAVDTSVSTYVWLPVRFDGEMAYLDWHDEWKLEDYE, encoded by the coding sequence ATGAAATATAGTTCGATACGTCCAGGTCAAATGTGGCTGGACACCGAGGGGAAACCGATTCAGGCGCATGGGGGCTCAATCATAACCGTCGGTGATACTTTTTATTGGTTCGGAGAGAACAAGGAGAAGACGAAGCCTGGAAGCGGAATCTGGCACTGGGGAGTCCGGTGCTATGCATCTAAAGATATGTACAATTGGGAGGACAAAGGCCTTATTATCCCCCCAAACTTGGAGGACGAGTCTTCGCCTCTGCATCCTACTCAGTATATGGATAGGCCACACATAATTTTCAATCAAAAGACCCGCAAGTTCGTCTGCTGGTTGAAAATCATGAAAAAGGCCGGAACGCAGGAGTCGACGGTGTTGACCGCAGATCATATTCTGGGACCTTATACAATGGAGAGAAGAGATCTTCGTCCATTGAATATGAGCGCCGGCGACTTCGACTTGATCATCAGTCCAGATGGCAAAGCCTACTATTACTTCGAGAGAGTGCATAGTGAATTGATCTGTGCAGACCTAACGGCGGATTACACCGACGTCACGGGCTATTATTCGACGCACTTTCCGAAGATTCAGCCTCCCTATGTACGTGAGGCACCGGCTTATTTCTATCGGAAAGGGCTGCATTATCTGTTTACGTCCGGCACGACGGGGTATCATCCAAACCCTTCCGAGGTCGCCTGCGCGAAGACGTTCCACGGCTCGTGGAATATTTTGGGCAATCCACATGCGCAGGACACTTCTTGTACGTCGTACAATTCGCAAATTACGTCAGTTTTCAAACATCCTTTTAAGAAGGATCTATATATCGCCTTGGCTGACCGGTGGATCCCGAATCTTCCAGAGTTGGGGGGCGAAGCGTTCGGTAACGGAGATAAATACCGTAAGACGGCAGAGCAGTTCCGGGCAATCTTCGATCCGGAGACCGATTATGTTCCTACCGAGGACCACCACGACGATCTTGCCGTCGATACATCAGTCTCCACTTACGTATGGCTTCCCGTTCGGTTCGATGGAGAGATGGCGTACCTGGATTGGCATGACGAATGGAAATTGGAGGATTACGAATGA
- a CDS encoding helix-turn-helix domain-containing protein, which translates to MNQKEFAVRIGVLQGTLSDIERGVCLPSWETIIALRGRFNCDLIGF; encoded by the coding sequence TTGAACCAGAAAGAATTTGCTGTCCGCATTGGCGTATTACAAGGAACTCTCAGTGATATTGAGCGCGGCGTATGCCTTCCTTCTTGGGAAACGATTATTGCTCTAAGAGGCAGATTCAACTGCGATCTAATTGGCTTTTAG
- a CDS encoding histidine kinase, with amino-acid sequence MRSESTKFSMKFMTIILAISICTALVFIIYFQDANKSKDDISMEILQDHSGNMTLSDVKASDQFVALPGNNSKVGYSSVRLWFKIKVNRYNADEINYLTINNPLFEDATIYLPTNNDYVTEHFGYAYKSNSDEIGFVHPAFKIPPLFDHNQYIYMTSKSLYGQNFIVQFVNDDQFRKTSMLNVWVGGILFGVLAALFFYNLIMGLAIKNKTFIKYCFFILTTFLWNAATTGLLNITGFKYAYWLAEYSAGIGILMSLAIVIFMRAIFHTRTRFPKIDFCLKLLLVYFPINLLLFLFVSKELGGFGAGASSVVYVLYFIIMYTGIRNKTIRSQQLITAWLLFILSIILFDLMVFGLLPQSYIMIYYLFFISCVSATAFALSLAEIINELNEEKRRNQILFENSEIQSRQFELAFIRAQMDPHFVHNTLNVIEGVIAEDKEKAGNLVNDLSHYLRNIFDYGNSERYISIHEELDAVKFYVRIEQARFPNKIVVDYDIDPGIPLKVPRLIIQPLVENAIKHGIRKRKIAGTVTIRAKEFEHGYLVAVEDDGVGIEDADKYKLLEFSSNKGIGLANINARLKAEYGTQLQIVSEKGKGTSVRFDVSIKEQP; translated from the coding sequence ATGAGATCGGAATCTACTAAATTTTCAATGAAATTCATGACCATTATTTTAGCCATATCGATTTGCACCGCACTCGTTTTCATCATTTACTTTCAGGATGCGAACAAATCCAAAGATGATATCAGCATGGAAATTCTACAAGACCATTCGGGAAACATGACTTTGTCCGATGTTAAAGCCAGCGATCAATTCGTAGCTTTGCCCGGCAACAATTCCAAGGTTGGCTATTCTTCGGTCCGATTATGGTTCAAAATAAAAGTAAACCGGTATAACGCGGATGAAATCAATTACCTTACAATAAACAACCCTCTTTTTGAAGATGCAACGATTTACCTCCCGACAAACAACGATTACGTAACCGAGCATTTCGGATACGCGTATAAGAGCAATTCCGATGAGATCGGCTTTGTACACCCCGCATTCAAAATCCCGCCTCTGTTTGATCATAATCAGTACATATACATGACAAGCAAATCGTTATACGGACAGAACTTTATTGTCCAATTCGTCAATGACGATCAATTTAGGAAGACAAGCATGCTAAATGTCTGGGTAGGAGGCATCTTATTCGGCGTTTTGGCGGCATTGTTTTTTTATAATCTGATCATGGGCTTAGCCATAAAAAACAAAACTTTCATCAAATACTGCTTTTTTATTCTAACTACCTTTTTGTGGAACGCGGCAACGACGGGACTCTTAAACATCACGGGGTTCAAGTATGCCTATTGGCTTGCGGAATATTCCGCGGGCATCGGCATTCTCATGTCGCTTGCTATCGTTATTTTTATGAGAGCGATTTTTCACACCCGAACGAGGTTCCCCAAGATCGATTTTTGTTTAAAGTTGCTCCTTGTTTACTTCCCTATCAATTTATTGCTGTTTCTTTTCGTCAGTAAAGAGCTGGGAGGATTTGGTGCGGGTGCATCTTCTGTGGTGTATGTATTGTATTTTATTATTATGTATACAGGAATAAGGAATAAAACCATTCGTTCGCAGCAGCTTATAACGGCGTGGCTCTTGTTTATTTTGTCGATAATCTTGTTCGATTTGATGGTTTTCGGACTGCTGCCTCAAAGCTACATTATGATTTATTACTTATTTTTCATTTCTTGTGTCTCTGCTACCGCTTTCGCCCTGTCCCTCGCAGAAATCATAAATGAGTTAAATGAAGAGAAGCGACGCAATCAAATCTTATTCGAGAATTCCGAAATTCAATCCAGGCAGTTTGAGCTTGCTTTCATACGGGCGCAAATGGATCCGCATTTTGTTCACAACACCTTGAACGTGATAGAAGGGGTTATTGCGGAAGACAAAGAAAAAGCGGGAAACTTGGTCAACGATTTATCCCATTACCTCAGAAATATATTCGATTACGGCAATTCGGAAAGATATATTTCTATCCATGAGGAATTGGATGCGGTCAAGTTTTATGTTCGCATTGAGCAAGCCCGGTTCCCGAACAAAATCGTCGTCGACTATGATATTGATCCGGGCATTCCCTTGAAGGTGCCGCGCTTGATTATTCAACCCTTGGTAGAAAATGCGATTAAACACGGGATACGTAAAAGGAAAATTGCTGGAACAGTCACGATCAGGGCTAAGGAGTTTGAACACGGCTACTTGGTAGCGGTAGAAGACGACGGCGTCGGCATTGAAGACGCGGACAAATATAAACTGCTAGAATTTTCGTCCAACAAGGGCATTGGGCTTGCCAACATAAACGCGCGGCTTAAGGCGGAGTATGGAACGCAGCTTCAAATCGTTAGCGAGAAGGGTAAAGGAACTTCGGTTCGTTTTGACGTATCCATTAAGGAGCAGCCATGA
- a CDS encoding glycoside hydrolase family 78 protein: protein MTHFTVYNLRVNYRKTSLGIDDYHPRLSWQISSDTRGFAQSAYQVQVAYDAGFVSAIVWDSGKVESDRNTHI from the coding sequence ATGACCCATTTTACAGTGTACAACCTTCGGGTAAATTACAGAAAGACTTCACTCGGAATAGATGATTATCATCCCCGTCTTAGTTGGCAGATCAGCTCAGATACAAGGGGGTTCGCTCAATCCGCATATCAAGTCCAAGTTGCCTATGATGCCGGGTTCGTTTCTGCGATCGTATGGGACTCCGGGAAAGTCGAGTCGGATCGAAATACTCATATTTAA